Proteins encoded together in one Halococcus salsus window:
- a CDS encoding ABC transporter ATP-binding protein: MSGPLLSVEDLRTYFHTSGGTVRAVDGVSFAVNRGETVCLESLTKLFPSPPGELVDGRIKFDGTDLTARSPTQLTDIRGGRIAHVFQNPQGALDPVYSIEAQLLESIQLHRDVSKTVARERAVELLDRVGIPKAASRISEYPHEFSGGMKQRIVIAMALAAEPDLLIADEPTTALDVTTQAGILDLLNDLQAEHEMALLFVTHDLGVVAEIADRVVVLYAGKVMERGSVHEVFESPAHPYTQALFRCLPGRGEQRETIEGELPSATEPPPGCRFHSRCPHAITECREGEQPPLRPTETEDHTAACIFYEQGRDTSVVRPVERQTDGRLKSARTDDGQDLDNGQANNNVR; the protein is encoded by the coding sequence ATGAGTGGCCCACTTCTCTCAGTCGAGGACCTTAGAACGTACTTTCACACTTCGGGGGGCACGGTCAGAGCGGTTGATGGCGTGAGCTTTGCCGTAAATCGCGGAGAAACAGTCTGTCTTGAGTCACTCACTAAACTATTCCCAAGTCCACCCGGGGAGCTCGTTGACGGTCGGATCAAGTTCGATGGAACGGATCTCACAGCGCGCTCGCCAACGCAGCTCACTGACATCCGCGGTGGGCGGATCGCCCACGTGTTCCAGAATCCACAGGGTGCGCTCGATCCAGTCTATTCGATCGAGGCACAGCTTCTCGAATCTATTCAACTCCACCGTGACGTTTCGAAGACCGTCGCTCGTGAGCGTGCCGTCGAACTGCTGGATAGAGTAGGAATCCCCAAAGCTGCGAGCCGAATCTCCGAGTATCCACACGAATTCTCGGGTGGGATGAAACAGCGGATCGTTATCGCGATGGCGCTTGCCGCCGAACCCGATCTGTTGATTGCCGATGAACCCACTACGGCGCTTGATGTCACGACACAAGCGGGGATCCTCGACCTTTTAAACGATCTTCAGGCCGAGCACGAGATGGCGCTCCTCTTCGTGACGCACGATCTCGGAGTCGTGGCAGAGATAGCTGATCGTGTGGTGGTACTCTACGCTGGGAAGGTAATGGAACGTGGGAGCGTCCACGAAGTGTTTGAGTCGCCAGCTCATCCTTATACTCAAGCTCTCTTTCGCTGTCTCCCGGGACGAGGTGAGCAACGCGAAACTATCGAAGGTGAGCTCCCAAGCGCAACTGAACCGCCCCCTGGGTGTCGTTTCCACTCTCGATGCCCCCACGCAATCACGGAATGTCGCGAGGGCGAGCAACCACCGCTTCGACCGACGGAGACTGAAGACCACACAGCTGCGTGCATCTTCTATGAGCAAGGTCGCGATACTTCGGTGGTCCGGCCTGTAGAGAGACAAACGGACGGCCGCTTGAAATCGGCCCGGACTGATGACGGACAAGACTTGGACAATGGACAGGCAAACAACAACGTACGATGA
- a CDS encoding ABC transporter permease: MSTDTGSGSDSAFEPIDWDELGDGRFKLEWRTWGFLLALFALGALFCYDYFTSYRLAVGAWYTPARLDWLFLLSLVVFVFVVVVPLLTDYERTRRYWQRFRKNRLAVVCAAYLVLFFVLGITSLLVLGRPSTNIEYANQPALFATIESGTVALNCAGDVTGPPTQQFCHGSLRFPFGTNSVGQSVLGLTIAGFGVSLLVALVTSMIMIPIATVVGVVAGYSGGWVDTILMRYVDVQQTVPAFVAYIILGFVFGQSLFLIILAFGLLSWGGVARLVRSEVIQRSDELYVTAAESAGANRTTAIRKHILPNISSTVFTSTTRQIPLLILTEAAISFIVVLGDENVPSWGQFINSVTTEGGAVNVELWWVWVFPLVFLVITVFSFSVVGDALRDTLDPRGST; encoded by the coding sequence ATGTCAACGGATACCGGTTCAGGTTCTGACTCCGCGTTCGAACCGATCGACTGGGACGAACTCGGTGATGGACGATTCAAACTTGAATGGAGGACGTGGGGATTTCTGCTGGCGCTCTTCGCGCTCGGTGCACTGTTTTGCTACGACTATTTCACGAGCTATCGACTCGCGGTCGGTGCGTGGTATACGCCAGCGCGCCTTGACTGGCTCTTCTTGCTCTCGTTGGTGGTGTTCGTCTTCGTCGTCGTCGTTCCGTTGCTCACGGACTACGAACGAACCCGACGGTACTGGCAACGTTTTCGGAAAAATCGTCTCGCTGTGGTTTGTGCGGCCTATCTCGTCCTGTTTTTCGTCCTTGGGATCACGAGCCTGCTCGTTCTCGGTCGTCCGAGTACTAATATCGAGTACGCGAACCAGCCTGCGCTATTCGCCACTATCGAATCCGGAACGGTAGCGCTCAACTGCGCTGGCGACGTGACCGGTCCTCCCACCCAACAATTCTGTCACGGGAGCCTCCGATTCCCGTTCGGTACCAATAGTGTCGGCCAGAGCGTCCTCGGTCTAACGATCGCGGGGTTCGGAGTGAGCCTTCTCGTTGCCCTCGTAACGTCTATGATCATGATTCCTATCGCAACGGTCGTGGGCGTTGTTGCGGGGTATTCGGGTGGATGGGTCGACACAATCTTGATGAGGTATGTAGATGTTCAGCAGACAGTCCCCGCTTTTGTAGCGTACATCATCCTCGGATTCGTCTTCGGCCAGAGCCTCTTTCTCATCATCCTCGCGTTTGGTCTACTGAGTTGGGGCGGTGTCGCCCGTCTCGTCCGTAGTGAAGTGATCCAGCGGAGCGATGAACTCTACGTCACTGCCGCGGAGAGCGCGGGCGCGAACCGTACGACGGCCATCCGCAAACACATCCTTCCCAACATCTCGTCGACGGTATTCACGTCCACGACCCGGCAGATCCCACTGTTGATCCTCACCGAGGCAGCGATCTCCTTCATCGTCGTGCTGGGCGACGAAAACGTTCCATCATGGGGTCAGTTCATCAACAGCGTTACAACTGAAGGAGGTGCTGTGAACGTAGAGCTCTGGTGGGTCTGGGTTTTCCCGCTCGTCTTCCTCGTCATCACGGTGTTTTCGTTTAGCGTCGTAGGTGATGCACTCAGGGACACACTTGACCCGCGGGGGAGTACATGA